A region of Vitis riparia cultivar Riparia Gloire de Montpellier isolate 1030 chromosome 12, EGFV_Vit.rip_1.0, whole genome shotgun sequence DNA encodes the following proteins:
- the LOC117925943 gene encoding disease resistance protein RPS2-like yields MDRKRRKTKDFAVEGGNKSNVTDFNAHPMEFSEDSEEDDPEVIDDCPQHSPINLIVELETLNRKKDVVCLIFSYPPFNSFDKERHKSWIMDVLEINHKVRELEASSKGKEINAQKVLSYEITRLLDHSTHDIEDYVPSFIINKMLKKNLVARTTEREVLDLAIDFTVRQILQDLGIPELRRIGISGKDDKSLMSRLMNLPGTKEAFNIVIQVDVSSCCTIGEIEHSIVRKLGLSRSSRQEADELLKSKNFLILLDGFDSGINLYEVGTSWWNSENFQKIVYRCGSLHRFDPTGVGLGIRLEDHLLSWELFCWNVGEFLHSSSIQCFVIHLLKQCCGHLLATILMARALKGVNDVRIWEYASHILGLQSISQTEDRILFNALTLIRRGLGSADQCLKHCTSYLESSGTDKIDLIGRWVQGTLVGTLDEGEKVVGDLVNAFLLESSQKGNSIRMWHEIRVELINLYETEMNPILVKLDGRGLTEAPKLETWTDVTEMHLMNNKISKLPEYPNCPKLSLLFLQANHHLRVIPPHFFECMPVLKVLDLSQTRIRSLPQSFFKLVQLQKFFLRGCELFMELPQEVGELHYLEVLDLDGTEIKNLPVSIGKLTNLTCLKVSFYGYNDSDRKNSQSNRIIPQNWISNLLQLKELSIDVNPNDRGWNVIVKDIVKEICSLAQLEALELYLPEVVLLNDLRNSLSSLKHFRFTVGHHEQRIISRLPLEAAVKLEEEERCLKYVNGKGVQIEIKEALQHVTTLFLDRHLTLTSLSKFGIGNMENLKFCLLGECNEIQTIVDAGNGGDVLLGSLEYLNLHYMKNLRSIWKGPLCQGSLFSLKSLVLYTCPQLTTIFTFNLLKNLRNLEELVVEDCPEINSIVTHDVPAEDLPRWIYYLPNLKKISLHYLPKLISISSGVPIAPMLEWLSVYDCPSFRTLGLHRGNLKVIIGERDWWNALQLKKSEQLWLSNRPSTFVPIERDKDLTTQLAEINYQLPARMQGREPSQQSGSGTRSKQKQVAQASFHKVVTLSTPTCSFKLDEQVKPQLETLQTTADLLFPVLETEKSKRTNAAQTCPNSDVPTIAVGKIETVLAIQAGLYLCSN; encoded by the exons ATGGATCGGAAGCGGAGAAAGACCAAAGACTTTGCAGTGGAGGGTGGCAACAAGTCCAATGTCACTGATTTCAATGCTCATCCCATGGAATTCAGTGAGGATAGCGAGGAGGATGATCCTGAGGTCATAGATGACTGCCCTCA ACACTCCCCTATCAATCTGATAGTTGAGCTTGAGACATTGAATAGGAAGAAAGATGTTGTGTGCCTTATCTTCTCTTATCCTCCTTTCAACTCCTTCGACAAAGAGAGACACAAAAGTTGGATCATGGATGTTTTGGAGATTAATCACAAAGTGAGAGAATTGGAAGCATCTTCCAAGGGGAAAGAAATAAATGCTCAAAAAGTACTATCTTATGAAATCACTCGATTGTTGGATCATTCAACCCATGATATTGAAGATTATGTTCCATCCTTCATCATTAACAAGATGTTAAAGAAGAATCTTGTTGCCAGAACAACTGAAAGAGAAGTGCTTGATTTGGCTATTGATTTTACTGTTCGCCAAATTTTACAAGATTTAGGAATTCCAGAACTTCGGAGGATTGGGATTTCAGGAAAAGATGATAAAAGCCTCATGTCAAGATTGATGAACCTACCCGGAACTAAAGAAGCTTTTAATATTGTCATTCAGGTTGATGTCTCATCTTGTTGTACCATTGGAGAAATTGAACATAGCATTGTGAGAAAACTGGGTCTCTCAAGGTCTAGTAGACAGGAAGcagatgaattattgaaaagcAAAAATTTCTTAATCCTTCTTGATGGCTTTGATTCGGGGATAAATCTATATGAAGTGGGGACCAGCTGGTGGAACTCAGAGAACTTTCAAAAGATAGTTTATAGATGTGGATCACTTCATAGATTTGACCCAACTGGAGTAGGTCTGGGGATCAGATTGGAGGATCATCTATTATCATGGGAGTTATTTTGTTGGAATGTTGGAGAATTTCTGCATTCTTCAAGTATCCAATGCTTCGTTATACATCTGTTAAAACAGTGTTGCGGCCATTTACTTGCCACCATTCTAATGGCAAGAGCCTTGAAAGGGGTCAATGATGTTCGCATATGGGAATATGCATCTCATATTCTGGGCTTGCAATCAATATCACAAACAGAAGACAGAATTCTGTTTAATGCATTGACACTCATTCGGAGAGGTTTGGGTTCAGCAGATCAATGTTTAAAACACTGCACATCTTACTTGGAGAGCAGTGGGAcagataaaattgatttgattgGGAGGTGGGTCCAAGGCACCTTAGTTGGAACACTTGATGAAGGAGAAAAGGTTGTTGGAGATCTTGTCAATGCCTTCTTGTTGGAGAGTTCTCAGAAGGGAAATTCAATCCGAATGTGGCATGAAATCCGTGTAGAGTTAATAAATTTGTATGAAACTGAAATGAATCCCATACTTGTTAAACTAGATGGAAGAGGACTAACAGAGGCACCAAAACTTGAGACATGGACGGATGTCACTGAGATgcatttgatgaataataagaTATCTAAGCTACCAGAATATCCAAATTGCCCCAAACTCAGCTTATTGTTTCTACAAGCCAACCATCATCTGAGAGTTATTCCTCCTCATTTTTTTGAATGTATGCCAGTCCTCAAAGTTCTAGACTTGTCCCAGACTAGAATAAGGTCTTTACCACAATCCTTTTTTAAGTTAGTTCAActccaaaaattctttttaagaGGTTGTGAATTATTCATGGAGCTACCACAAGAAGTTGGAGAACTTCACTATCTTGAGGTGCTTGATCTGGATGGGactgaaataaaaaatttacctGTTTCTATTGGAAAATTGACGAATTTGACATGCTTGAAAGTGTCATTTTATGGGTATAATGACAGTGATAGAAAAAACAGCCAGTCAAATAGAATCATTCCCCAAAATTGGATATCTAATCTGCTTCAATTAAAAGAGTTAAGCATAGATGTGAATCCAAATGATCGGGGGTGGAATGTTATAGTGAAGGACATTGTAAAGGAAATTTGCAGCTTAGCCCAGTTGGAAGCTCTTGAACTTTACTTGCCAGAAGTTGTACTTTTAAATGACTTGAGGAATAGTTTGTCATCCCTGAAGCACTTCAGATTTACTGTTGGCCATCATGAGCAGCGCATAATATCTCGACTGCCACTTGAAGCTGCTGTTaaacttgaagaagaagaaagatgcTTAAAGTATGTGAATGGTAAAGGtgttcaaattgaaattaaggAGGCACTCCAGCATGTTACAACATTGTTCTTGGATCGCCATTTAACTCTAACCAGTTTATCTAAATTCGGGATTGGGAATATGGAgaatctaaaattttgtttattaggGGAATGCAATGAGATCCAAACCATTGTGGATGCAGGTAATGGTGGAGATGTTCTACTTGGATCACTAGAGTATTTGAATCTTCATTATATGAAGAATTTAAGGAGCATTTGGAAGGGCCCACTTTGTCAAGGTTCTCTATTCAGTCTGAAATCTTTGGTGTTGTATACCTGCCCCCAGTTGACTAccatttttacattcaatttgCTAAAAAATCTCCGCAATTTAGAGGAGCTTGTGGTCGAAGACTGCCCCGAAATCAACAGCATAGTGACTCATGACGTTCCTGCTGAAGATCTACCACGGTGGATATACTATCTTCCAAACTTGAAGAAGATATCACTTCATTACTTGCCTAAATTGATCAGCATTTCTAGTGGTGTACCGATTGCACCAATGTTAGAATGGCTAAGCGTCTATGATTGCCCAAGCTTCAGAACTCTTGGCCTGCATAGAGGAAATTTGAAGGTGATTATAGGAGAGAGAGACTGGTGGAATGCATTGCAGTTGAAAAAATCAGAACAGCTTTGGCTATCTAATCGGCCTTCAACCTTTGTTCCAATTGAAAGGGACAAAGATTTGACAACACAATTAGCTGAAATCAATTATCAACTTCCAGCTCGGATGCAAGGAAGAGAGCCTTCTCAACAGTCAG GTTCGGGAACAAGGTCAAAGCAGAAGCAAGTAGCTCAG GCATCTTTTCATAAAGTGGTCACTCTCAGCACTCCAACCTGCTCATTCAAGCTTGATGAGCAAGTTAAGCCTCAACTTGAAACTTTGCAGACCACTGCTGATCTT